The following coding sequences are from one Rhipicephalus microplus isolate Deutch F79 chromosome 3, USDA_Rmic, whole genome shotgun sequence window:
- the LOC119167996 gene encoding uncharacterized protein LOC119167996, producing MDSRRHHKLCCAEWCRNSSRHTGIKFFRIPADERSRAWLQYARRQDLAHLPPRKIYSSYRLCSAHFTSRDYVDPGQTRLLRCAVPTVSIFGDGQTHVEGVESPGSPRPVNTTAMPAHSADEEVQQTEPSCSNPAG from the exons ATGGATTCTCGCCGTCATCACAAATTGTGCTGCGCTGAGTGGTGTCGGAATTCTTCACGACACACCGGCATAAAATTCTTTCGGATCCCGGCGGACGAAAG ATCTCGCGCTTGGCTTCAGTATGCGAGACGGCAGGACCTGGCTCATTTACCACCTCGTAAGATCTACAGCAGCTACCGCCTGTGCTCTGCCCATTTCACCAGCAGAGACTACGTAGACCCTGGACAGACAAGGCTGCTAAGATGTGCTGTGCCAACAGTTTCCATCTTTGGCGATGGGCAGACACACGTCGAAGGCGTCGAAAGTCCAG GCTCCCCTCGGCCCGTGAATACCACTGCAATGCCCGCTCACAGCGCCGATGAAGAAGTTCAACAGACTGAGCCCTCAT GTTCCAATCCAGCGGGTTGA
- the LOC142802964 gene encoding uncharacterized protein LOC142802964, translating into QVTLCNFGRSEHLACLRECLSWVERWKVDGPRQPHTVEAWKVTLKAILLLWDDLFQDFDFRVLLTRWLQQDPLENLFGLLRLKHGCNDNPNLLQFTSGLKHTSVGKLVALFSEGNCEQYRSTVLAQMSEPPHSLPTTCDAAPTVDMLPDEEQPVSHDIVEDNVFYYVGGYLVRQFLLHRPPHCVCNTLLKNSDRQLCASHQYFAMFKASNISSDLFGNVTMPSDDCFQDIKAMEACFLEYIGVVAHLPNVSGALAGILHSCMGRQKFCSEECKKAFVHLFARIRLLWHIRFVNISLAKQCTRKSAAARKMRKFL; encoded by the coding sequence CAAGTTACGTTATGCAATTTCGGAAGGTCCGAACACCTAGCCTGTTTGCGGGAGTGCCTGTCGTGGGTTGAAAGGTGGAAAGTTGACGGGCCTCGGCAACCACACACAGTTGAGGCATGGAAGGTCACCTTAAAGGCTATCCTTCTCCTCTGGGACGACCTCTTCCAAGATTTTGATTTTCGTGTTCTCTTGACTCGCTGGCTACAGCAGGACCCCCTGGAGAACCTTTTCGGGCTTCTTAGGTTAAAGCATGGCTGCAATGACAACCCAAATTTGCTTCAGTTCACATCAGGTCTGAAACACACTTCTGTTGGCAAACTGGTTGCCCttttttcagaaggaaactgtgaaCAGTAtcgcagcactgtgttggcacaaATGTCAGAGCCACCTCATTCGCTTCCTACTACTTGTGATGCAGCACCAACAGTCGATATGCTTCCTGATGAGGAACAGCCCGTTAGCCATGATATAGTAGAGGATAACGTTTTCTACTATGTTGGGGGATATCTCGTACGGCAATTTTTGTTGCACAGGCCTCCACACTGTGTGTGCAACACCCTTTTGAAGAATTCCGACCGCCAGCTTTGTGCATCACACCAGTATTTTGCTATGTTTAAGGCAAGCAACATCTCCTCAGATTTATTTGGCAATGTAACAATGCCTTCTGACGATTGCTTTCAGGATATTAAGGCCATGGAAGCTTGCTTTTTGGAATATATCGGTGTTGTGGCGCACCTGCCTAATGTGAGTGGAGCTTTGGCAGGCATTTTGCACAGTTGTATGGGAAGGCAAAAATTCTGCTCTGAAGAATGCAAGAAAGcctttgtgcacctctttgcaagGATTCGCCTGTTGTGGCATATTCGCTTCGTGAACATCTCCTTGGCTAAACAATGCACCAGAAAATCTGCTGCAGCACGAAAAATGCGGAAGTTCTTGTAA